One Meriones unguiculatus strain TT.TT164.6M chromosome 5, Bangor_MerUng_6.1, whole genome shotgun sequence DNA segment encodes these proteins:
- the LOC110542390 gene encoding taste receptor type 2 member 125-like — MNIVIEIIYAATIIAEFITGSVANGFIVLVNIIAWVKRRKVCSVDQILTALAISRIALLWSTLIVTLISSLYPDLQMTVGIVRLNNNTWVVANHFSIWLATCLSIFYFLKIANFSNCIFLYLKWRFKKVVSGTLLVPLLFLFVNILVINRHIDTWSDESKGNLSCSPRSKDYTQFHRLILLINTMFTFIPFTVSLMAFLLLIFSLWRHLKNMRYSAKGSRDPRATAHINALQMVVAFLLFYTVFFLSLATQVSTFEFRDKHSLIFATLISSFPSVHSVVLLLKNSKLRQALLFVLWWLRCRLIDVQPMGH; from the coding sequence ATGAACATTGTCATAGAGATCATATATGCAGCTACTATTATTGCGGAATTCATAACTGGGAGCGTTGCAAATGGATTCATAGTACTGGTGAACATTATAGCCTGGGTCAAAAGAAGAAAGGTCTGTTCAGTGGATCAGATCCTCACTGCGTTGGCCATCTCCAGGATAGCTCTGCTGTGGTCTACGCTAATAGTTACACTAATATCTTCATTGTATCCAGATTTACAAATGACCGTGGGAATTGTAAGACTAAACAATAACACCTGGGTTGTTGCAAATCATTTCAGCATCTGGCTTGCTACATGTCTCAGcatcttttattttctcaagATAGCCAATTTTTCTAACTGTATTTTTCTCTACCTAAAGTGGCGATTTAAAAAAGTGGTTTCAGGGACATTGCTGGTGCCTCTGCTCTTCTTGTTTGTAAACATTTTAGTGATAAACAGACATATTGATACCTGGAGTGATGAATCCAAAGGAAATCTCTCTTGCAGTCCCAGATCAAAGGATTACACACAATTTCATAGACTTATTTTGTTAATCAACACAATGTTCACATTCATCCCTTTTACAGTGTCCCTGATGGCTTTTCTCCTGCTCATCTTCTCCCTATGGAGACACCTGAAGAACATGCGGTACAGTGCCAAAGGCTCCAGAGACCCCAGGGCCACGGCCCACATAAATGCTTTGCAAATGGTGGTTGCCTTTCTCCTATTCTAcacagttttctttctgtctcttgccACGCAAGTTTCAACTTTTGAGTTTCGAGATAAACACAGTTTGATTTTTGCCACTCTTATTAGTAGTTTTCCGTCGGTCCACTCAGTTGTCCTGCTTCTGAAAAACAGTAAGCTGAGGCAGGCCCTTCTTTTCGTTCTGTGGTGGCTAAGGTGCAGGTTAATAGATGTACAGCCTATGGGCCACTGA